The Aestuariibius sp. HNIBRBA575 nucleotide sequence GGCTCTGGTGGGGTAAACGCCAGCAGGCCAAACAGATTCAGGATCGAAGATGGATCCGGGGCGGACAGATCGTGAATCCAGCCGATCCATTCTGCGTGACGCAATTCGATGGTCACAAAGATCACTTTATACAGCGAAAAGAAGATCGGAATCTGCAGCAGAATGGGCAAACAACCCGAGGCAGGGTTCACTTTGTTCTTCTTATAAAGCTCCATCATGCCCTTTTGCATCTTCTCGCGGTTGTCGCCAGCTTCTGCTTTCAGGGCTTCCATTTCGGGCTGCAATTCCTTCATTTTCGCCATGGAAACGTAGGATTTATAGGCCAATGGCAGCAGCACGGCTTTGATGATCAGCGTCAACAGAATGATCGACCACCCCATATTGCCAATCAGACCATCGATGAAGTGCAACAAGGCAAAGATCGGTTTCGTCAGGAAAAAGAACCAACCCCAGTCAATCGCATCCAAGAATCGCTCAAACCCGTTTTTGTTCTGGTATTCGCGAATGGTTTCCCATTTCTGCGCCCCGGCAAACACATTGGATTCGGCAGAGGATGTTGCGCCGGGTTCAATGGTGCGGGTCGGATAGATGGTTTCGGTTTGGTAGATGGCGGTGGCTTCGGTGTAACGCGCCGCCGACCGGAATGCAGTGCCGGGCGATGGCAGCAGCGCCGTCATCCAATATTGGTCAGTAAAGCCGATCCAGCCGTTTTCCGTGACTTCGACGATTTCAGACACGCCTTGACCACGGGGGTCGGCATCCAGATCCTGCATATCGTCATATTTGATTTCTTCGCGCACGCCATCGGCCATGCGCACCACACCTTCGTGTTGGATAAAGAACCCAACGCCATCTGGGTCACCGTGGCGGGCAATGATGCCATAGGGGGCCATGGTCACCGCGGCGCCAGATGCGTTTTCGATGCTTTGTTCGATTGAGAACATGAAATTCTCATCAACCGAGATCGCACGGCGGAATGTCAGGCCCGCGCCATTATCCCAGACCAAGGTCACAGGCGTTTCGGGTGTCAGCGTTTCACCGGCTTCGACGTTCCAGATCGTGTTGGGACCGGGAACCGCATCGGGGGCAACGCCCGCGCCGGGGGCCCAGCCGAACAACGCGTAATAGGGGGCATCGGCGCTAAGCGGGGACAACATCCGCACCAGATCAGAATCTTCGTCC carries:
- the yidC gene encoding membrane protein insertase YidC; this translates as MDDQNKNLILATVLSGIVILVWFVLFPPEEVATVEPATDIIEQVVPDGAVLPTVETTNGTPATAEVEDAPEAPRLTVETPSLTGTISLQGGRIDDLSLVNYRETLDEDSDLVRMLSPLSADAPYYALFGWAPGAGVAPDAVPGPNTIWNVEAGETLTPETPVTLVWDNGAGLTFRRAISVDENFMFSIEQSIENASGAAVTMAPYGIIARHGDPDGVGFFIQHEGVVRMADGVREEIKYDDMQDLDADPRGQGVSEIVEVTENGWIGFTDQYWMTALLPSPGTAFRSAARYTEATAIYQTETIYPTRTIEPGATSSAESNVFAGAQKWETIREYQNKNGFERFLDAIDWGWFFFLTKPIFALLHFIDGLIGNMGWSIILLTLIIKAVLLPLAYKSYVSMAKMKELQPEMEALKAEAGDNREKMQKGMMELYKKNKVNPASGCLPILLQIPIFFSLYKVIFVTIELRHAEWIGWIHDLSAPDPSSILNLFGLLAFTPPEPGTMLAYISLGILPILLGISMFLQQKLNPAPTDPTQKMIFAWMPWVFMFMLGNFASGLVLYWIANNTITFIQQYLIMRSQGYRPDLIGNILGNRSEAEKK